The Leucoraja erinacea ecotype New England unplaced genomic scaffold, Leri_hhj_1 Leri_110S, whole genome shotgun sequence genome includes a window with the following:
- the adar gene encoding double-stranded RNA-specific adenosine deaminase isoform X2 translates to MSRGTDGDRRSHREKPTSHRQCNRYSHPRQQSDSAPPAFIPSSQGLSADQFRSQQVQFLTSQIPQAPSFVVRHQGSYQQRQRVFHPPPYCSLPRARSWNHHRVCPLPVARPRIPPASPAPNGTKSSELDEGLSRLLSDLSIFSPGGTSQHDVVRVLGELGPGETLAASKIARRLGVQKKEANHVLYRLLKENQVRQEGTSPPLWCLAGDAEVAAKATRQWSAPEGGGLSRPVKQEKEEDEDSSESSGCEPANMEDVDNQKDRIFHFLLEKTKATALDIAKNVGLKSARQINPTLQSLENQGDLCKEAASPYIWTLADRRKEVLLRKRKLHDLGAAVIGAVPAAVISTEPLESAAPAPEAVDEIPVKEESSIGNGQQEGVEEEEEEDVKPLPTVVPADQAAPTNKANHAGSDYYGNTAANCQWASDDIPDNLNIINCVSGEDGMVGLPQGMLPGKPNAEQHPVLTPNERLRACLSKNPVSGLMEFSQGSALQCEFILLDQTGPSHDPRFRMQAAIDGRKFPPAEANSKKTAKKEAATNALRVLLKEMLGEDIELPPSSPPHEAMSTVECPPAAGDVGSEPPISVAQPMLPAGKNPVCMLMEYAQKSGNACEFQLVSQSGPPHDPRFTIMVKLGNETFPAATANSKKLAKMFAAKAAVLLLLGNSPQFPSKPSDTNMEDAHGPVPCLTAGDLDAAQAAGLGDLIAFLNKNPIGGLLEYARSKGFAAELKMIDQSGPPHDPRFTYQAKVGGRWFPPVSSSSKKQAKQEAADAALRILIGEGERAARSEFSSELPMSGGTMHDQIAMLTHQCFNNLTTRVQHSLLGRKILAAIIMKRGDDDLGTTVSLGTGNRCVKGEELSLKGETVNDCHAEIISRRCFIRFLYSELLKYSPDEPADSLFIPAQDNRLQIKPGITFHLYISTAPCGDGALFDKSCSEPPTMEGDESHHPLFENPKQGKLRTKVENGEGTIPVESSDIVPTWDGIQHGERLRTMSCSDKILRWNVLGLQGALLSHFIHPVYLSSITLGYLYSHGHLARAVCCRMSRDGDELRAALPYPYILNHPLIGRVSVYDSTRQTGKTKESSVNWSLPDEAEVEILDGTKGKVDGPQLDVSRVSKSNLYGLFHQLCSKAGRTDLLALTSYSEAKEAASDFQNARALFFKALEQMNYGNWIQKPTEEKSFMQSEV, encoded by the exons ATGAGCAGAGGTACTGACGGCGACAGAAGATCACACAGAGAGAAACCGACTAGTCACCGCCAGTGTAATCGCTACAGCCACCCCCGCCAGCAGTCCGACTCCGCTCCTCCAGCCTTTATTCCCTCCAGCCAAGGACTGTCGGCCGATCAGTTCCGGAGCCAGCAGGTCCAGTTTCTCACCAGCCAGATCCCCCAGGCTCCGTCCTTTGTCGTCCGGCACCAGGGCTCGTACCAGCAGAGGCAGCGAGTTTTCCACCCGCCCCCTTACTGCTCCCTGCCGAGGGCCAGGAGCTGGAACCACCACCGTGTCTGCCCGCTGCCTGTCGCTCGCCCCCGCATCCCCCCCGCATCACCGGCCCCGAACGGGACCAAGAGCTCGGAGTTAGACGAGGGGCTCAGTCGACTGTTGTCGGACCTCAGCATCTTCTCCCCCGGCGGCACCTCTCAGCACGACGTGGTGCGAGTTCTGGGAGAGCTCGGACCCGGGGAAACCCTCGCGGCGTCCAAGATAGCCAGGAGGCTCGGCGTCCAGAAGAAAGAGGCCAACCACGTGTTGTACCGGCTCCTGAAGGAAAACCAGGTGAGGCAGGAGGGAACGTCGCCCCCGCTCTGGTGTCTTGCCGGAGACGCTGAGGTCGCTGCCAAGGCCACGAGACAGTGGTCTGCTCCCGAGGGAGGAGGCTTATCCCGCCCGGTCAAGCAGGAGAAAGAGGAAGACGAGGACAGCTCGGAGAGCAGCGGGTGCGAGCCGGCCAACATGGAGGACGTGGACAACCAGAAGGACAGGATCTTCCACTTCCTGTTGGAGAAGACCAAGGCCACGGCCCTGGACATCGCCAAGAACGTGGGGCTGAAGTCGGCCCGGCAGATCAACCCCACCCTGCAGTCGCTGGAGAACCAGGGGGACCTGTGCAAGGAGGCGGCCTCGCCATACATCTGGACCCTGGCCGACCGCAGGAAGGAGGTCCTGCTGCGCAAGCGGAAGCTCCACGACTTGGGCGCGGCCGTGATCGGCGCGGTGCCGGCGGCGGTGATCAGCACCGAGCCGCTGGAGAGCGCAGCCCCCGCGCCGGAGGCGGTGGACGAGATCCCGGTGAAGGAGGAGAGCAGCATCGGCAACGGCCAacaggagggggtggaggaggaggaggaggaggatgtcaAGCCCTTGCCCACCGTGGTGCCAGCTGACCAGGCGGCACCGACCAACAAAGCCAACCACGCCGGCTCGGACTACTACGGCAACACCGCGGCAAACTGCCAGTGGGCGTCCGACGACATCCCCGACAACCTCAACATCATCAACTGCGTGAGCGGCGAGGACGGGATGGTGGGCCTGCCGCAGGGCATGTTGCCGGGGAAACCCAACGCCGAGCAGCACCCCGTCCTAACGCCCAACGAGCGGCTCCGCGCCTGTCTATCCAAGAACCCCGTCAGCGGCCTGATGGAGTTCTCCCAGGGCTCGGCACTACAGTGCGAATTCATCCTCCTCGATCAGACTGGACCCTCGCACGACCCTCG ATTCAGGATGCAGGCCGCCATAGACGGCAGGAAGTTCCCGCCGGCTGAAGCCAACAGCAAGAAGACGGCAAAGAAAGAGGCGGCAACTAACGCTCTGCGGGTGCTACTGAAGGAGATGCTGGGTGAAGACATCGAGCTTCCTCCGTCTTCACCGCCGCACGAAGCCATGTCGACCGTGGAG TGCCCACCAGCTGCTGGAGACGTAGGAAGCGAGCCTCCCATCTCCGTGGCCCAGCCCATGCTGCCCGCGGGGAAAAATCCCGTCTGCATGCTGATGGAGTACGCGCAGAAGTCGGGCAACGCCTGCGAGTTCCAGCTGGTCTCCCAGAGCGGCCCCCCCCACGACCCCAG GTTCACCATCATGGTTAAGCTGGGTAACGAAACCTTCCCGGCAGCCACGGCCAACAGCAAGAAGCTGGCCAAGATGTTTGCCGCAAAGGCAGCTGTCCTCCTCCTCCTGGGAAACTCCCCTCAATTTCCTTCCAAG CCCTCAGACACCAACATGGAGGACGCTCACGGCCCCGTCCCGTGCCTGACGGCGGGGGATTTGGACGCGGCCCAGGCTGCGGGCTTGGGCGACCTGATCGCCTTCCTGAACAAGAACCCTATTGGCGGCTTGCTGGAGTACGCGCGCTCCAAAGGGTTTGCAGCAGAGCTGAAGATGATCGACCAGTCAGGACCCCCACATGACCCCAG GTTCACGTACCAGGCCAAGGTGGGTGGCCGCTGGTTCCCGCCGGTGAGCTCGAGCAGCAAGAAGCAGGCGAAGCAGGAGGCGGCCGACGCTGCGCTCCGCATCCTCATCGGCGAGGGGGAGAGGGCAGCGCGGTCCGAGTTCAGCTCCGAG CTGCCCATGTCCGGCGGGACCATGCACGACCAGATCGCCATGCTCACCCACCAGTGCTTCAACAACCTGACCACCCGCGTCCAGCACAGCCTGCTGGGGCGCAAGATCCTGGCCGCCATCATCATGAAGCGCGGAGACGATGACTTGGGGACCACCGTCAGCCTGGGCACCG GTAACCGGTGTGTCAAGGGTGAGGAGTTGAGTCTTAAAGGAGAGACGGTGAACGACTGCCATGCCGAAATCATCTCGCGGAGATGCTTCATCAG GTTCCTATACAGCGAGTTGCTGAAGTACAGCCCTGATGAACCAGCCGACAGCCTCTTCATACCGGCCCAAGACAACAGGCTGCAGATCAAACCCGGAATAACGTTCCATCTGTACATCAG cACGGCCCCCTGCGGAGACGGCGCCCTGTTCGACAAGTCGTGCAGCGAGCCGCCCACCATGGAGGGTGACGAGTCGCACCACCCGCTCTTCGAGAACCCGAAGCAGGGCAAGCTGCGCACCAAGGTGGAGAACG GTGAGGGGACGATCCCGGTGGAGTCGAGCGACATCGTGCCCACGTGGGACGGCATCCAGCACGGGGAGCGGCTGCGTACCATGTCATGCAGCGACAAGATCCTACGCTGGAACGTGCTGGGCCTGCAGGGAGCTCTGCTCTCCCACTTCATCCACCCCGTCTATCTCAGCTCCATCACTCTGG GCTACCTGTACAGCCACGGGCATCTAGCGCGAGCCGTCTGCTGCCGCATGTCCCGCGATGGAGACGAGCTTCGTGCAGCTCTGCCGTACCCCTACATCCTCAATCACCCCCTG ATTGGCCGTGTCAGCGTGTACGACTCTACGCGGCAGACGGGCAAGACGAAGGAGTCGAGTGTGAACTGGTCGTTGCCGGACGAGGCCGAGGTGGAGATCCTGGACGGGACCAAGGGCAAAGTTGACGG
- the adar gene encoding double-stranded RNA-specific adenosine deaminase isoform X1, producing the protein MSRGTDGDRRSHREKPTSHRQCNRYSHPRQQSDSAPPAFIPSSQGLSADQFRSQQVQFLTSQIPQAPSFVVRHQGSYQQRQRVFHPPPYCSLPRARSWNHHRVCPLPVARPRIPPASPAPNGTKSSELDEGLSRLLSDLSIFSPGGTSQHDVVRVLGELGPGETLAASKIARRLGVQKKEANHVLYRLLKENQVRQEGTSPPLWCLAGDAEVAAKATRQWSAPEGGGLSRPVKQEKEEDEDSSESSGCEPANMEDVDNQKDRIFHFLLEKTKATALDIAKNVGLKSARQINPTLQSLENQGDLCKEAASPYIWTLADRRKEVLLRKRKLHDLGAAVIGAVPAAVISTEPLESAAPAPEAVDEIPVKEESSIGNGQQEGVEEEEEEDVKPLPTVVPADQAAPTNKANHAGSDYYGNTAANCQWASDDIPDNLNIINCVSGEDGMVGLPQGMLPGKPNAEQHPVLTPNERLRACLSKNPVSGLMEFSQGSALQCEFILLDQTGPSHDPRFRMQAAIDGRKFPPAEANSKKTAKKEAATNALRVLLKEMLGEDIELPPSSPPHEAMSTVECPPAAGDVGSEPPISVAQPMLPAGKNPVCMLMEYAQKSGNACEFQLVSQSGPPHDPRFTIMVKLGNETFPAATANSKKLAKMFAAKAAVLLLLGNSPQFPSKPSDTNMEDAHGPVPCLTAGDLDAAQAAGLGDLIAFLNKNPIGGLLEYARSKGFAAELKMIDQSGPPHDPRFTYQAKVGGRWFPPVSSSSKKQAKQEAADAALRILIGEGERAARSEFSSEVPVLQLPMSGGTMHDQIAMLTHQCFNNLTTRVQHSLLGRKILAAIIMKRGDDDLGTTVSLGTGNRCVKGEELSLKGETVNDCHAEIISRRCFIRFLYSELLKYSPDEPADSLFIPAQDNRLQIKPGITFHLYISTAPCGDGALFDKSCSEPPTMEGDESHHPLFENPKQGKLRTKVENGEGTIPVESSDIVPTWDGIQHGERLRTMSCSDKILRWNVLGLQGALLSHFIHPVYLSSITLGYLYSHGHLARAVCCRMSRDGDELRAALPYPYILNHPLIGRVSVYDSTRQTGKTKESSVNWSLPDEAEVEILDGTKGKVDGPQLDVSRVSKSNLYGLFHQLCSKAGRTDLLALTSYSEAKEAASDFQNARALFFKALEQMNYGNWIQKPTEEKSFMQSEV; encoded by the exons ATGAGCAGAGGTACTGACGGCGACAGAAGATCACACAGAGAGAAACCGACTAGTCACCGCCAGTGTAATCGCTACAGCCACCCCCGCCAGCAGTCCGACTCCGCTCCTCCAGCCTTTATTCCCTCCAGCCAAGGACTGTCGGCCGATCAGTTCCGGAGCCAGCAGGTCCAGTTTCTCACCAGCCAGATCCCCCAGGCTCCGTCCTTTGTCGTCCGGCACCAGGGCTCGTACCAGCAGAGGCAGCGAGTTTTCCACCCGCCCCCTTACTGCTCCCTGCCGAGGGCCAGGAGCTGGAACCACCACCGTGTCTGCCCGCTGCCTGTCGCTCGCCCCCGCATCCCCCCCGCATCACCGGCCCCGAACGGGACCAAGAGCTCGGAGTTAGACGAGGGGCTCAGTCGACTGTTGTCGGACCTCAGCATCTTCTCCCCCGGCGGCACCTCTCAGCACGACGTGGTGCGAGTTCTGGGAGAGCTCGGACCCGGGGAAACCCTCGCGGCGTCCAAGATAGCCAGGAGGCTCGGCGTCCAGAAGAAAGAGGCCAACCACGTGTTGTACCGGCTCCTGAAGGAAAACCAGGTGAGGCAGGAGGGAACGTCGCCCCCGCTCTGGTGTCTTGCCGGAGACGCTGAGGTCGCTGCCAAGGCCACGAGACAGTGGTCTGCTCCCGAGGGAGGAGGCTTATCCCGCCCGGTCAAGCAGGAGAAAGAGGAAGACGAGGACAGCTCGGAGAGCAGCGGGTGCGAGCCGGCCAACATGGAGGACGTGGACAACCAGAAGGACAGGATCTTCCACTTCCTGTTGGAGAAGACCAAGGCCACGGCCCTGGACATCGCCAAGAACGTGGGGCTGAAGTCGGCCCGGCAGATCAACCCCACCCTGCAGTCGCTGGAGAACCAGGGGGACCTGTGCAAGGAGGCGGCCTCGCCATACATCTGGACCCTGGCCGACCGCAGGAAGGAGGTCCTGCTGCGCAAGCGGAAGCTCCACGACTTGGGCGCGGCCGTGATCGGCGCGGTGCCGGCGGCGGTGATCAGCACCGAGCCGCTGGAGAGCGCAGCCCCCGCGCCGGAGGCGGTGGACGAGATCCCGGTGAAGGAGGAGAGCAGCATCGGCAACGGCCAacaggagggggtggaggaggaggaggaggaggatgtcaAGCCCTTGCCCACCGTGGTGCCAGCTGACCAGGCGGCACCGACCAACAAAGCCAACCACGCCGGCTCGGACTACTACGGCAACACCGCGGCAAACTGCCAGTGGGCGTCCGACGACATCCCCGACAACCTCAACATCATCAACTGCGTGAGCGGCGAGGACGGGATGGTGGGCCTGCCGCAGGGCATGTTGCCGGGGAAACCCAACGCCGAGCAGCACCCCGTCCTAACGCCCAACGAGCGGCTCCGCGCCTGTCTATCCAAGAACCCCGTCAGCGGCCTGATGGAGTTCTCCCAGGGCTCGGCACTACAGTGCGAATTCATCCTCCTCGATCAGACTGGACCCTCGCACGACCCTCG ATTCAGGATGCAGGCCGCCATAGACGGCAGGAAGTTCCCGCCGGCTGAAGCCAACAGCAAGAAGACGGCAAAGAAAGAGGCGGCAACTAACGCTCTGCGGGTGCTACTGAAGGAGATGCTGGGTGAAGACATCGAGCTTCCTCCGTCTTCACCGCCGCACGAAGCCATGTCGACCGTGGAG TGCCCACCAGCTGCTGGAGACGTAGGAAGCGAGCCTCCCATCTCCGTGGCCCAGCCCATGCTGCCCGCGGGGAAAAATCCCGTCTGCATGCTGATGGAGTACGCGCAGAAGTCGGGCAACGCCTGCGAGTTCCAGCTGGTCTCCCAGAGCGGCCCCCCCCACGACCCCAG GTTCACCATCATGGTTAAGCTGGGTAACGAAACCTTCCCGGCAGCCACGGCCAACAGCAAGAAGCTGGCCAAGATGTTTGCCGCAAAGGCAGCTGTCCTCCTCCTCCTGGGAAACTCCCCTCAATTTCCTTCCAAG CCCTCAGACACCAACATGGAGGACGCTCACGGCCCCGTCCCGTGCCTGACGGCGGGGGATTTGGACGCGGCCCAGGCTGCGGGCTTGGGCGACCTGATCGCCTTCCTGAACAAGAACCCTATTGGCGGCTTGCTGGAGTACGCGCGCTCCAAAGGGTTTGCAGCAGAGCTGAAGATGATCGACCAGTCAGGACCCCCACATGACCCCAG GTTCACGTACCAGGCCAAGGTGGGTGGCCGCTGGTTCCCGCCGGTGAGCTCGAGCAGCAAGAAGCAGGCGAAGCAGGAGGCGGCCGACGCTGCGCTCCGCATCCTCATCGGCGAGGGGGAGAGGGCAGCGCGGTCCGAGTTCAGCTCCGAG GTCCCTGTCTTGCAGCTGCCCATGTCCGGCGGGACCATGCACGACCAGATCGCCATGCTCACCCACCAGTGCTTCAACAACCTGACCACCCGCGTCCAGCACAGCCTGCTGGGGCGCAAGATCCTGGCCGCCATCATCATGAAGCGCGGAGACGATGACTTGGGGACCACCGTCAGCCTGGGCACCG GTAACCGGTGTGTCAAGGGTGAGGAGTTGAGTCTTAAAGGAGAGACGGTGAACGACTGCCATGCCGAAATCATCTCGCGGAGATGCTTCATCAG GTTCCTATACAGCGAGTTGCTGAAGTACAGCCCTGATGAACCAGCCGACAGCCTCTTCATACCGGCCCAAGACAACAGGCTGCAGATCAAACCCGGAATAACGTTCCATCTGTACATCAG cACGGCCCCCTGCGGAGACGGCGCCCTGTTCGACAAGTCGTGCAGCGAGCCGCCCACCATGGAGGGTGACGAGTCGCACCACCCGCTCTTCGAGAACCCGAAGCAGGGCAAGCTGCGCACCAAGGTGGAGAACG GTGAGGGGACGATCCCGGTGGAGTCGAGCGACATCGTGCCCACGTGGGACGGCATCCAGCACGGGGAGCGGCTGCGTACCATGTCATGCAGCGACAAGATCCTACGCTGGAACGTGCTGGGCCTGCAGGGAGCTCTGCTCTCCCACTTCATCCACCCCGTCTATCTCAGCTCCATCACTCTGG GCTACCTGTACAGCCACGGGCATCTAGCGCGAGCCGTCTGCTGCCGCATGTCCCGCGATGGAGACGAGCTTCGTGCAGCTCTGCCGTACCCCTACATCCTCAATCACCCCCTG ATTGGCCGTGTCAGCGTGTACGACTCTACGCGGCAGACGGGCAAGACGAAGGAGTCGAGTGTGAACTGGTCGTTGCCGGACGAGGCCGAGGTGGAGATCCTGGACGGGACCAAGGGCAAAGTTGACGG